CCACAAGACCCGTTTATTTTCTCTGGTAGTATTCGTTTAAATCTTGATCCATTCGATCAATTCActgataatgaaatttggGAAGCATTAAGTAAAgttaaattaaagaaaatggtTTCAACAATGCCAATGAAATTAGAGAGTTTAGTTCAAGGTGGAGATGGTTTAACCATTGGTAATAAACAATTACTTTGTCTTTGTAGAGCAATATTAAGAAATTCTAAAATCGTATTATTCGATGAAGCAACCAATAGTATAGATTTTCAAACTACTcgattaataaaacaaacgATTGAAGAAAACTTTAAAGATTGTACCATTTTAACCATTGCTCATAATATTGATACCATTTTAGATAGTGATAAAATCGCTATCATTGATGAGGGCGAActtattgaatttgatactccattaaatttaattaaagattcaaCTTCtagattttcaaaattaattaaattaaataataatcaaaaaaataaattaaattaaattatttaaaattttcaataaataaaattattattattttataatattttttataaaaagttttaaataaattataatagattttttttttattttttataattatttattaaaaaaaatgttatttaTATATGGTATTAGTTTTAAActataccaaaaaaaaaaaaaagttatattgtttttaaaaaataaaatgttttggtatatatataaaataaaaatttttaaaataggaagatttaattaattaaacatttccatgattttcttttttgtgaTCTTTTTTTCCCTCCACTACTTGTACTTGTTCCACTACTATTGCTACCATTACTTCCTAAACTACTATTACTAAATGAACTATTTACACTACTTGTACTTTGTGGAGATGCACAATTTTCACAAATAACTTTacagttattattattattattattattattattattattattattattattattattattaatattatttttattattattattattattattattattattattatttatattattttcaatttcagcaaattcatttaaattctcTAAACAATCATCTGGTATTAATGATAACATGCACCAATCATTTATTGATTGATCATCAAAATGAGGATTTGAAACTACAATTGGAGTAGAAGGATATGGACCGTCAGGAGTTTcttttactaattttattgCCAATTGATCTAATGTCTGTACAATATCGGTAAATGATGGTCTATCATTTGGATCATAATTACAACATTTCATtgataattctaaaaattcTCGTGGACATTCCGatggtattttattttgaagcTCTTCATAATCAATATCGAAATTATTTTGTGGTAAACGTTCATCCAATTTACTACGGGTAATCAATTCAAGTAACACCATACCAAAACTATATATATCTGCTGAATAACTATATTGAATACCTAAAATAACCTCTGGTGACATAAATTCATCTGTACCGCAAATTGTCATTGATAATGGATTTTGAATTGTAATTTCTTTTGCAAATCCAAAATcacaaactaaaaaaaataaaacaataataaaatttaaattttaaaataaacaaaattagattattaaattttaagattttttataataataataataataataataaatttactttttataGTCCAATTTCTccctaataataaattatttgattttaaatctctatgcattatttgttttgaatGAAGGTATTCCATACCTTCTGCTATATCTTTGGCAATTTTAACTCTTAATGACCATGGTATATGAAATTTATGatctaataatatattacccaaatcaccaccatttattaattctgtaactaaaaataataaagaatctTTTTCACCAATACCTATAAAtcttataatatttttatgaccttgatttaataaatttctattttttatcaaaaaataattaaagttagttttaaaaatatatttagtattgtttttaaaatattattaattatttaaatactaTACTTTAAAATACcaatttctctttttaaaaatacccAAGATTCTTTATCAATGAGtgtatcttttttaataactttaACACAAACTGGATTACCATAATAACTTCCTTTATAAACTTTGGCAAATGAACcttttgaaaattcattttcctctatttttaaattatcacatTCTATATTAAAAtcctttattttcatttttttaaatagtatattatatatattttaaaaataaattattctaaaggataaaatgattttatatttaaattttttttttttttttttttttttttttttttttcttcttgatACTGTATTTATTATGAATTTTGTTTagaaaattttctttttcctgttttttttttttttatttatttattttattattttattttatttttttcaatttgatttattgttattttttaaaaaattttaattatttggatGATTAtcttattttgattattaataaaaatgatgggTTAATATGAATATTATctttacaaaataattttaaacaaacACACACATATTTACACACATATcccaataataattatacaaataagaagattaaattttaaaatttatacaaATACACACACAAAAACATACAGTATGAtatcataataaaaattaattttataaaaaaaaagtgataaaaattaataatatcaaaaaaaaaaaaaaaaaaaaataaaaataataaattaataataaaaatttaattacataccctttttttaaaatttaaaataaaatttttctgaatattaaaattttaacttgtttttattattattatttttattattttttttttttatttttttttttttaataataaacttataactattatttgatagctcttaaaatttttttaatacaattaaaaaaaaaaaaaaaattattatttttttattattttttttttttttttaaattaatttaaaaaaataaataaaaatttaaataaaaaattaaaaaattaaaaaataaattataaataataaataaatttaataaaagggTATGGGGGGTtggtttatttattcattaaattatttttttttttttttttttaacagaaattttgaaaaaaaaaaataaaaaaaaataaaaaaaaataaaacaaaaattaaaataaaataaaattaattgaatagtGTTTACCACCAAATTCTATGattaatagattttttttttttttttttaaatgttattgtttattttttttttaaaaaatctgacaataaatctttttcaagATTATTACTGgtatttaaactatttatgTAGTtgctattttttttctttgtattattggtattattgctattgttattaatataattattattattattattattattattattattaatattattattgatattttttatagttggttgtaaaacaaaatttgaagatattgattttgatttagattttgattttaattttttggaatttattggtagttgttgttggtgttcaatttcttcatcaCTATTATCGACATTTTCATGACcaacagcagcagcagcatcatcattatctttgATAGTTTCGGTTGTACCTTCAATtgaagaaataaaatttttaaaatgagaTGGATATTGAAttgaaaattctttaatttcatttaaaattggatgaacaaatttcaaattcattgaAGCTAACAATAAATATGATActaaaaattgtttagatTTACTTGAATAAATTGGATCACCAACGATTGGAATATTTTCAGATGCCATATGAACTCTAATTTGATGAGATCTACCTGTATGTAATGTTACCtctaataatgaaaatgtatTTGATGTAATCATTTTAGTTTTCTGTTGTAATCttaatataatttcatcataattttcttcttcatcttcttcctcttcatcatcttcttcttcctcttcatcttcatcatcatcatcttcttcctcttcttcttcatcttcttcttcatcatcttcttcttcttcatcttcttcatcttcattttcttcttcatcctcatcttctttttcatcttcatctccatcttctttttcttcttcatcatcatcatcaacagaTAAAAATTGCATTCttgaatttacatttttagaagtaatatttgattttttggtatttttctttttatttttatgaagTTGATTCATAGCATTATCATATTCACTTAGAgttgaatttataatattgtttgtagtggtattattattattattattatttgttgttgtttgttgttttgaagtttgtttatttttttgattatctaAAACTTTAGCATTAACATTTTCCCAAACTTTGAGTACTTTAAATTCAGTTAAAGCTTCTTTACCATTATCTTGATCGAttaccattttatttttatcagcTGGATGTCTTGAGATTTTCTTATTGATGAAACCATGTTGTTCTTTTGGTTTACCTAAAACGATACAATGGTATTTCTTTGAGATTGTAAGTGGTATTTTTTTACCTTGTAACATTCTCTCGATTTGGTTATTACTAATGGAACCATTGTCTTCGTATTGATCGATAGTGGTATGAGTGATCATTGTTGAAGTATGCTTTTCAAATAGAGTTTGCAACTTTTGATGAACATCATTATTACGAGCGATAATTATCATACCGGCGGTATCCTTATCCAATCTATGCACAATACCAGGACGttcaacaccaccaacactcGAAAGGTTCTCAACACCACCATAACGATGAATCAATGCATTCACCAATGTATGTGTTTGATCCTCTTTATTAATAACCAATGCATTCGATCCCAATGTCAATGCTGTCGGATGTACTAACATACCTGCtggtttatttataattgcaAGATCTTTATCCTCATAAACTATATCTAATTTAATATCTGTTGaaactaaattaaaattaccactattattggaattattattattattattattattattattactcttATTTTgtggttttttaattggttgttttttaatttgtgaaTGTTGTCTAATTtctggattattattataattattattattattttgttgttgagcaAATggatctttttctttttctttatttttctcCCACCATGGTTTTGAATCTGCTGGTtttgtttgttgtttttgagcttgttgttgttgttgctgtttttgttttattatttcttgttgttcttcactctttaattgttgttgttgatcaaCTTTGAATGAATCAATATTTGCTAATTGAATTGTGATAATATCATTTGGTTTCACTTTTGtacttttatcttttaatggtAAACCATTAATTGAAACACTTTTTAATGCTAAAATCTTTGGTATTGCTGATCTAGTTAATTTAACATATTCTCCAGTTTCTTTTACTTTAATTCTACTTGATGCAATGAATCTATCAAATTTTTCTGGTACATGTTGTTTTGGTACCACAACTTCTAATgtaaacattttatttatttattttttaaataataataataaaaataataaataattatttttataattactaaaagttgtaaaaaagaaaaaaaaggaaattgaaaaaaaaaaaaaaaaacgagtCGTCTGAaaggaaattttttttttaaaaattttttttttaaaaattttttttttttttattttattttttttttattttaatttttttaattttttttattttttgacaaaatctgaattaaatttttaaatttcatttttttttttttttttttttttatcttacTTTAACAACACACAAACACCTTTTAAGAATGTTTTTaagaaaatcaattcaaactTTATCTCAAAGATATTACTCCACTTCTAACATCAaggtaaaatttttattttatacttaaaatattttccttttttttttttttttttttattaaaataaaaaaataaaaaaaaaaatctaaaaataaatttgatgatcatttttttaattattatatttttttttaaaaaaaaaaaaaaaacaaaagtcTGTTGGTGTTATTGGTGGTGGTCAAATGGGATCTGGTATTGCCCAAGTTTTAGCACAAGTTGCAAAGAGAAATGTTATCCTCGTTGATCTTAATAAAGCTGTTGttgaaaaatcattaatcAATATCAATGGTTTCTTACAAAAGAGTGTTGCCAAAGGTGTAATCACTGAAGAAGATAGACAAAGTactttaaaaagaatttcatTCTCTGATGAtcttaattctttaaaaaatgttgattttgttatTGAAGTAAGttgaaaacaataataataataatattttaatatattatataaaagtactaataataaaaataattaattaattaggcaattgttgaaaatacagaaattaaatgtaatttatttaaagatctTTCAAAAATTTGTAAACCAGAAGCAATTTTAGCATCAAATacatcatcaatttcaatcaCACAAATTGCATCAAATACTAATAATCCACAAAACGTTATTGGTATGCATTTTATGAATCCAGTACCAATTATGAAATTGGTTGAAGTTATTCCAAGTCTTCAAACTAATGATGAGACTCTTAAGACTACAATGGAATTAGCTGCTGAAATGAATAAAACTACAACCCTCTCTAAAGATATGCCAGGCTTCATTGCTAATCGTTTATTAATGCCATACATTAATGAAGCAGTTCAAGCATTACATGAGGGTTTAGGTACTAGAGAAGACATTGATACCACCATGAAATTAGGTTGTAATATGCCAATGGGTCCATTAACTTTAGCTGATTTCATTGGTTTAGATACTTGTTATTCAATTATGAATATTCTTCATACTCAACTTGGTGATAAATATAaaccatcaccattattaaaaagatatGTCGAAGCTGGTAGATTAGGTAAAAAAGTTAAACATGGTTTCTACacttattaaattaaaaaaaaaccagtaataataaataaataaataattaaatgaataataattaaaaaaaaaaagttaaaatcaatcatcatcttcatcatcatcatcatcattattatttttattttggtttagaaaattttatacttggattttaattattattttttaaacattactaaaataagaaatattaaatctCCTTAAAGAATAGTTTTCAAATTAAGatgaatatattaattttaagatttgaagaatttttttttctttttctattgttttttaatatttttcatttgtcATTCATCTATTGATATTGagtatattaaaaaaataaattaaaataattaaagaaatttcaaaaacaaattttaaatatccaCCAcaacccatttttttttttttttttttttttttttttttttttttttctttttcctttaACTACAATTACCacacatttttatttatttcttttaagcAACAcgattaatattaaatttttttatattaattcaaGATTGCCACCaccatttttatcaaattaacATATTAAACTTCAATCTTTGTACAGTCATTTTACAAATTGATTGGTAGGTTTATTTGGAAATTTCATAattatgttttaaaaattgaaataaaatataatttattacctttaattaaatttattcaaaattcaattttaaaattgtctTATATCATTTGagaatgaaattgaatctattaataattataaaaaaaatatattaataccaaaaaagtttcattttttattttttatttcttgaaaaatatttaattggttcatttaataaaaggaaaaacaaaaaaaaaaaaaaaaaaaaaaaaggtttgtCGTTGTggagaattaaaatttgtttatgaaattttattaattgaaaattaaattaatataattgggtttttattaattttaaatggtaattttttaacaACATCTACGATGACGACGACCAATATTCATGTCAACattgataatatttaaatttgaaccaCCACATCCACcaaaaccaccaccacaacctcCGAatccaccacaaccaccacaaccatcGAATCCACTTAACCATGAACTACTATTACCACTACTTGAAATTGTCATACCATCAACATTTGCAATTAAGCTTTGTTTATATAAACCAGTTGagtttgaaattgatgaaattgaatctattaaaaaaaaaaaaaaaaaaaaaaaattttaatatcaattcatttaaaattaataaatacaaattaaataataatactaaaaagtgtcattatttattttttttattttctatttctttaaataatattttatttgattattaaaatttattatttgcaaaaaaaaaaaaaaaaaaaataatttattttaaacaaaccaaaatttgttgaaatagttattattttttgaagttaataataaaaaattataaaaatataaaaaaaaaaaaaaaacacatttatatttttaaataataatttaataaaaaaatttttaaaaaaattttctttatagtattttatttcattttttggataaattaatattttggataaattttaaattattgctGATTTAAAGAATGGAAATATTGATTATGGTGccaatggaaaaaaaaaatccaatatGGTACAAATTTAAGATTTTAtgaatccttttttttttttttttgggtatttgaaaaaaaaattatatatgtttatttttattatttttttttttttttttttttttaattatttgtttttttttttttttttttttttttttttttttttttttttttttttttgaaagtaATAGTATGttaagtaataatattttattatttttcaatttaaaatcGATAACATGCCTTTCAGGTAAAGGTGTAACGATTATTTACAGGTACCCTAAAATCTTCTTTaacttcattttcaatttcagaATCATGATTGGtatgattattttcatcatcgtcatcattaccgctattactatttgttGACATAATATCTTCAAGTGAACGATGAGAAGATAAAGCAGCGATCGTTGAAGGATCAActggtaataatgattttcttCTTATCATTGATGGTTTATCAGCTTTAGTTTCGGttgaaccattattattattattgttgttgttgttgttgttgatattattattattattattgttgttttggtTAATTTGTTTAGATTTTTGAGTTTCTGGCGCATTTTGTTTGAATTTTTCacgttgttgtatttgttgttgtttctttttactttctttatatttttcactaattttattaaataaatccaTATCAATTtccataaataattttaatgaactaattgataaatttctaattgatctaaaaaaataaataaataaattaataattattaataattaaaataataatagaataaaattaatttttttttttttttttttttttttttacctatTCCAATGcgaaattgaattttcatgTAATGGTTTATAAAAAGTTTCCAAAGCTAAagtgaaattattttttgaagctattaataaaactatattttcattactaAAGAGATAGAGAGCTCTTTCAGCAACTTGAAAGTGTTCACTTTGGAAACATTTTGTCATTTGACGGAAGAATTGATTTCTAAATTTAGCAAATTGTTCATCACTTACCAATCCCAATAGATCCTCCATCTCAGAGAGGAATAAAACCTCCTTTTGACTATTACCACATGGCCAAAGTCTAAGAATTGATTTAAAGATTGGTTCAGCCAATGATGGTTCCTTCTCGATGAATTGTGACATACAATAACCCAAATGGGAACAATAGACTGAATATGATTTTGGTTTATGTAATGGTATTAAAACTTTGATGAGAAATTGTTTATGTTCATCTTTCAATGGAACGAGGAACCCATTGATGATACTTCCCAACACCTCTAAAATCTCTGAAATGCCATTATGCTGATGGGATTCATAGACAAAGGTACAAAACAAATTTCTAATTGCGGTTCTAATGAAACCTCTGAGTCCTAAAAACTTTCCATAGATTCTGTGTAATGTGGTCTTGAGGTAATCTCTCTCTCTTGGATCTTCACTATCGAAAAGATCCAACATTTGTAATACAAATCGATCGTCGACATAGTTTTTTGCAATGTGTGTATTGAAAGTGGGTGAATCTATAAATCTTAATAATACTTCGTAGACAACTTGAATGTGTGGCCATGCTGCCTCTAAAATGGGTTCATCCTCCTCTGGATCATACATTACACCATAGGGATTGATTCTTGGTGGAAGTGGTCTAAAAAGATTGACTGCCACCATTTCAAATACCATCTTGTAAATACTCTCATGGAGAGGTTGATCATTTgttgataaaaaattaacacaTTGTAAAAGTGCCTCTTGTTTAACACCTTTTGATACCATATACGTATTGTCCGAGAAATCATACACATAACAACATTGTTTCAACTTGAGAAGAAATAATGATGGTCTTTCCTCTGGTGAAACATCTTGAAAGTTGGCTATTTTAGTAAGTTCACCTTGTGGTTTCTCATGAAAACGACTAGAATAACTCTTTCTTAATAAACTACCATGTTGTCCACCTGctaattgttgatgttgttgttgttgttgttgatgttgtaatgttaaattattttttaatggttCACTAAATGGTATTTGTTGTGGTGATAATTGTGGTacttgttgatgttgaaattgttgttgttgttgtgggttttgttgttgttgttgttgttgttgttgttggttttgttgggtttgatttttattagaatttaaaattggtgacTGTGATAAGttttgttgataatttatatGATCCTATAAAATTGAGGTTTCGAAtgaatattgaaaaaaaaaaaaaaaaaaaaaatttttttttatttttattttttttttttttgtaaattgtaggagatataaaatttttttatgataaaaaaaaataattatcataaattaaaattaaaaaaaataaaaaattaaaaaattaaaaaattagtaaataatACTTTtccattaaataaataaatattatccaaaaataataataataataattataaaggaaagttattattattattattattattattattattattattattattattattatttttattattatttttattattattattattatttttattattattattatttttatttttattattattattattattattattattattattattattattattattattattattattattattattattattattattatttttattattattattattattatttttataattattattttttttaaatataataatataaaataaaattaaattacatttttcatttttttctaaaaatatgTATTTTGACTTGGTTAcaccaaaataataaaaaaaaaacaacgtTTGTactttttcttgtttttttttttttttttttttcctttttctttatttgtttttacaCCTGTTTGTTCttgaagtttttttttttattattaactaattttttttttttcctttttttctttatttgtttttataccTGTATGTTCttgaagtttttttttttttttattattttaaaatttttaattgttttttttttttttatttttttaaaatttttaattgtttttttttttttttattttttttttattttttttttattatttttttatatataaagcaaaacaaaaaaaataaaaataaaaaataaaaagaaaaaaaaaaaaaaaaaaaaaaaaaaaatgtgtaattatgaattttttgaatttttatttttatttttattattattttttatttttaatattttttttgaatctgACAGGCGAGATAAAGTAGGAACATCTATTTTACACAGATATTTGAGGTGAAAGttaatttacaatatttacaaaaataaaaaaaaaaggacgtgctttttttttcaaaaaaaataaaataaaataaaataaaaaaaaaaaaaataaaaaaatacaaataaggACACAACATTacttattttaattatttttaattgattgattgtaTAAATTTcacacataaaaaaaaaaaaaacattattttaataaaattgattaacggcaatttttttattcatttattattattatttatttattttttttaaaaataacacaacaaatttgtttgttttttaaaaaaaaaaaaaaaaaaaaaattaaattaatatcaaaaaaaaaaaaaaaaaaaaaagttttcaaaaattaaaaaccttattattttgatttaaaaaatattatcatattattaaaaacaatataacttttttaataaatactatattttattaaggacggtaaaaaaaaatgaaaatactaaaaaaattattaaggCCTagctgttattattaatattattattattattattattattattattattattattattattattattattttgagtttaatgaaccaaaaaaaaaaaatatttgagtAATAATAAGTTTGGTGatggacaaaaaaaaaaaaaaaaaaattaagacgGCGAGTATTTGGTTATAAGTTtggtaattataattttattttattttcagtttttttaaaatttctcaatttttttttttttttttttttaaaattgtatttatttattttataaactaTGAGAAAGAACCTTAAATATACAAATAGAAAAGTTGTTTTTcataaataacaatattacAATAAATCACAAAATAAcctataaatattatttaaaaaaataacaaaaataataataaaataaattggttACACTTTTTTTCATTAGGACGTGGTTTCtcataaaaaaacaaaaataaaaataaaaataaaataaaattaaaaaaaataaaatttaattaaaaaaatataaaaaaaaaaaaattaaaaaaaataaaatttaattaaaaaaaaaaagaaacaaaaacttgaaaattttggaaattcttttttactttttttttttttttttttttctcaacatattataaaacaataaacaaACACACTACAACACAAATATTACAATATTACATACAAACTTttaatatatacatatatatataaattaaaaaatatatatacatatatatatatatttttttttttataaataataatgaataataataataatataaaacttCCACCACCATGGCAACTTGTTAATGATGGAATGGGTAGacaattatattataatccAATGACAAATCAACAAAGTTATACACCACCACCAGGTTcaacaccacaacaacaacctacacaacaacaaccacaacaaatgCAATTcccaatttcaaatttaggTACACCCAATTCATCTATTTCAAAATCCTTACCAGATGGTTGGGAAGAATCAACAGATAATCAAGGTCGTGTTTATTATATTGAtcatgtaaataaaaaaacatctTGGATTCATCCAAGTTTCACtcatcaacttcatcaaCAACCAACATCACCAGCTACACCaacaaataacaacaacaacaacacaacCTCATCAAAAGTAACCCCAGCTCAATCTGTACCAATTGTATCAAAACCAATAActtcaccatcaccatcatcttcTTATCAAGATAACGCTTTTTATCCATCATTTTCTGAATATGGTTATgcaccaaattcaaataataatattagcaGTAGTAGctctaca
This region of Dictyostelium discoideum AX4 chromosome 3 chromosome, whole genome shotgun sequence genomic DNA includes:
- a CDS encoding LISK family protein kinase translates to MKIKDFNIECDNLKIEENEFSKGSFAKVYKGSYYGNPVCVKVIKKDTLIDKESWVFLKREIGILKNLLNQGHKNIIRFIGIGEKDSLLFLVTELINGGDLGNILLDHKFHIPWSLRVKIAKDIAEGMEYLHSKQIMHRDLKSNNLLLGRNWTIKICDFGFAKEITIQNPLSMTICGTDEFMSPEVILGIQYSYSADIYSFGMVLLELITRSKLDERLPQNNFDIDYEELQNKIPSECPREFLELSMKCCNYDPNDRPSFTDIVQTLDQLAIKLVKETPDGPYPSTPIVVSNPHFDDQSINDWCMLSLIPDDCLENLNEFAEIENNINNNNNNNNNNNNKNNINNNNNNNNNNNNNNNNNNNCKVICENCASPQSTSSVNSSFSNSSLGSNGSNSSGTSTSSGGKKRSQKRKSWKCLIN
- a CDS encoding hypothetical protein (3-hydroxybutyryl-CoA dehydrogenase (EC 1.1.1.157)), encoding MFLRKSIQTLSQRYYSTSNIKSVGVIGGGQMGSGIAQVLAQVAKRNVILVDLNKAVVEKSLININGFLQKSVAKGVITEEDRQSTLKRISFSDDLNSLKNVDFVIEAIVENTEIKCNLFKDLSKICKPEAILASNTSSISITQIASNTNNPQNVIGMHFMNPVPIMKLVEVIPSLQTNDETLKTTMELAAEMNKTTTLSKDMPGFIANRLLMPYINEAVQALHEGLGTREDIDTTMKLGCNMPMGPLTLADFIGLDTCYSIMNILHTQLGDKYKPSPLLKRYVEAGRLGKKVKHGFYTY
- a CDS encoding hssA/2C/7E family protein, with amino-acid sequence MTLFNSISSISNSTGLYKQSLIANVDGMTISSSGNSSSWLSGFDGCGGCGGFGGCGGGFGGCGGSNLNIINVDMNIGRRHRRCC
- the psrA gene encoding protein phosphatase 2A regulatory subunit codes for the protein MKNDHINYQQNLSQSPILNSNKNQTQQNQQQQQQQQQQNPQQQQQFQHQQVPQLSPQQIPFSEPLKNNLTLQHQQQQQQHQQLAGGQHGSLLRKSYSSRFHEKPQGELTKIANFQDVSPEERPSLFLLKLKQCCYVYDFSDNTYMVSKGVKQEALLQCVNFLSTNDQPLHESIYKMVFEMVAVNLFRPLPPRINPYGVMYDPEEDEPILEAAWPHIQVVYEVLLRFIDSPTFNTHIAKNYVDDRFVLQMLDLFDSEDPRERDYLKTTLHRIYGKFLGLRGFIRTAIRNLFCTFVYESHQHNGISEILEVLGSIINGFLVPLKDEHKQFLIKVLIPLHKPKSYSVYCSHLGYCMSQFIEKEPSLAEPIFKSILRLWPCGNSQKEVLFLSEMEDLLGLVSDEQFAKFRNQFFRQMTKCFQSEHFQVAERALYLFSNENIVLLIASKNNFTLALETFYKPLHENSISHWNRSIRNLSISSLKLFMEIDMDLFNKISEKYKESKKKQQQIQQREKFKQNAPETQKSKQINQNNNNNNNNINNNNNNNNNNNGSTETKADKPSMIRRKSLLPVDPSTIAALSSHRSLEDIMSTNSNSGNDDDDENNHTNHDSEIENEVKEDFRVPVNNRYTFT